One Setaria italica strain Yugu1 chromosome II, Setaria_italica_v2.0, whole genome shotgun sequence DNA segment encodes these proteins:
- the LOC101755634 gene encoding UDP-glycosyltransferase 82A1: MATELARRTIIFVPFPGQGHVIPMLRLARILVDRGDISATVAVPDFIHRHMGQHSVPGVAFVSIPSGVQDDGDQPPGPPSFLHSLEHYMPAQLEAMLMAPHGTRAGRVSCLVIDLLASWAIPVAARCGLPVVGFWPAMLASYRTVAAIPELMDKGLISESGMPSNIADLDILPAKLNLRFQDLPWLISNSAVSQKSRLAFWLQIANRAKSLSYILVNSIPSEGGDSDKYDPPQGQEILPIGPVLLNDDSTKATAVWQTDQTCIDWLDQHSVGSVIYVSFGSWAAPMEPEKISGFAHGLEASGQPFLWALKNHPSWRAGLPDGYMEKVAGRGKIVSWAPQDDILKHEAVGCYITHCGWNSALEAVRHGVRMICYPINSDHFVNCAYMVNMLEIGILLVSSDSSDVKDCIERVIKGNEGRHLQQMVNKMRETITVGEAMCVAKRNLSLFMERMKSN, translated from the exons ATGGCCACCGAGCTCGCGCGGCGCACCATCATTTTTGTGCCATTCCCAGGGCAAGGCCACGTCATCCCGATGCTGCGCCTGGCGCGCATCCTCGTGGACCGCGGGGACATCTCGGCCACCGTCGCCGTGCCTGACTTCATCCACCGCCACATGGGCCAGCACTCTGTCCCGGGGGTGGCCTTTGTCTCCATACCCAGCGGCGTCCAGGACGACGGCGATCAGCCCCCGGGACCTCCGAGCTTCCTGCATTCCTTGGAGCACTACATGCCGGCCCAACTGGAGGCCATGCTGATGGCGCCGCACGGCACAAGGGCCGGCCGCGTCTCGTGCCTGGTTATCGACCTCCTGGCGTCGTGGGCGATACCGGTGGCCGCGCGGTGCGGCCTGCCGGTTGTTGGGTTTTGGCCGGCGATGCTGGCAAGCTATCGCACCGTGGCGGCAATCCCGGAGCTTATGGACAAGGGTCTCATTTCTGAATCGGGTATGCCTTCA AACATTGCAGATCTCGACATATTGCCGGCTAAGTTAAACCTTAGATTCCAAGATCTTCCATGGCTCATCAGCAATAGCGCAGTATCCCAGAAATCAAGACTAGCCTTCTGGTTACAGATAGCGAATCGTGCGAAAAGCCTCAGCTACATCCTTGTCAACTCTATCCCCAGTGAAGGTGGCGACTCTGACAAGTATGATCCACCACAGGGTCAGGAAATCCTCCCCATCGGGCCGGTATTACTCAATGACGACTCGACGAAGGCTACTGCAGTGTGGCAGACTGACCAGACTTGCATTGACTGGTTAGACCAGCACAGTGTTGGTTCGGTGATCTACGTTTCATTCGGAAGCTGGGCTGCACCTATGGAACCTGAGAAAATAAGTGGATTCGCACATGGTTTGGAGGCCTCTGGCCAACCATTCTTGTGGGCTCTCAAGAACCACCCATCATGGAGAGCAGGCCTCCCTGACGGGTACATGGAGAAGGTAGCCGGCCGTGGCAAGATTGTCTCGTGGGCACCGCAGGATGACATTCTGAAGCACGAGGCAGTGGGGTGCTATATCACGCACTGTGGCTGGAACTCGGCATTGGAAGCTGTACGGCATGGGGTTCGCATGATATGCTACCCGATCAATTCAGACCATTTCGTCAACTGTGCATACATGGTTAACATGTTGGAGATTGGAATTCTGCTGGTTAGCAGTGACAGCAGCGATGTGAAAGATTGCATTGAAAGAGTCATAAAAGGCAATGAAGGAAGGCATTTACAGCAAATGGTCAATAAAATGAGAGAAACAATCACGGTTGGTGAGGCAATGTGTGTTGCCAAGAGGAATCTCAGCCTATTCATGGAGAGAATGAAGAGCAACTAG
- the LOC101761422 gene encoding wiskott-Aldrich syndrome protein homolog encodes MHTAMSRAFLPTVLIGLIAVLSTSTASADTPDCPYPCLPPPTSGGAINSYPPPQPSTGAGGGFGGSYPPPPPGSYQLTPPGVMPGFSPPYGGFPSGPTPPPPNPVLPWFPWYYQHTNPITATTSSASSPAMDGRSRITVGVLLPLSLLVLLLPLL; translated from the coding sequence atgCACACAGCCATGTCTAGAGCCTTCCTGCCCACCGTCCTCATCGGCCTGATCGCCGTGCTCAGCACCAGCACGGCGTCGGCGGACACGCCGGACTGCCCGTACCCATGCCTGCCGCCGCCAACCTCCGGAGGAGCCATTAACAGCTACCCGCCACCGCAACCGTCaacaggagccggcggcggcttcggcggcagctacccgccgcctccgccggggaGCTACCAGCTGACACCTCCGGGGGTGATGCCCGGTTTCTCCCCACCGTACGGTGGGTTCCCGTCTgggccgaccccgccgccgccgaacccgGTCCTGCCGTGGTTCCCGTGGTACTACCAGCACACCAACCCGATCACGGCGACgacttcgtcggcgtcctccccGGCCATGGATGGGAGGTCGAGGATCACGGTCGGGGTTCTGCTCCCTCTGTCCTTGCTcgttcttctgcttcctctgttGTAG